One Setaria viridis chromosome 3, Setaria_viridis_v4.0, whole genome shotgun sequence DNA window includes the following coding sequences:
- the LOC117848042 gene encoding TPD1 protein homolog 1A, with amino-acid sequence MRSAPSSLTASRATRLPRALAASAWLIVLLGSAALATASPSDAGFSPPPTSVPAGPPHPAPRAVAAALPAPVPLPRKILRPPGLTGTGGGGGAAAAAGGALRPNRMDEGCAGAEDIEIYQGQASPLPSGVPAYKVDVVNRCLGGLDGDSGSVECAIAGIHVRCGWFSSVSLVDPSKFRRLGHDDCLLNDGRPLLGGETISFEYANSFKYDLSVRVATCVDPTAYP; translated from the exons ATGAGGTCGGCTCCGTCGTCGTTGACAGCCTCTCGCGCGACGAGGCTGCCGAGGGCGCTCGCCGCCTCGGCGTGGTTGATCGTGTTGCTCGGCTCCGCCGccctcgccaccgcctccccctccgACGCAG GattctcgccgccgccgacttccGTACCTGCGGGTCCGCCGCACCCGGcaccccgcgccgtcgccgccgccctgcccgcGCCCGTGCCCCTGCCCCGGAAGATCCTCCGCCCGCCAG GGCT CacgggcaccggcggcggagggggagcagcagcagcagcaggcggggCGTTGCGGCCGAACCGGATGGACGAGGGGTGCGCGGGCGCGGAGGACATCGAGATCTACCAGGGGCAGGCGTCGCCGCTGCCGAGCGGGGTGCCGGCGTACAAGGTGGACGTGGTGAACCGGTGCCTGGGCGGCCTGGACGGCGACTCCGGCTCCGTCGAGTGCGCGATCGCCGGCATCCACGTGCGGTGCGGATGGTTCAGCTCGGTGAGCCTGGTGGACCCGAGCAAGTTCCGTCGCTTGGGCCACGACGACTGCCTCCTCAACGACGGCCGGCCGCTGCTCGGCGGCGAGACCATTTCCTTCGAGTACGCCAACTCCTTCAAGTACGACCTCTCCGTCCGCGTCGCCACCTGCGTCGACCCCACCGCCTACCcgtag